Proteins encoded in a region of the Rutidosis leptorrhynchoides isolate AG116_Rl617_1_P2 chromosome 9, CSIRO_AGI_Rlap_v1, whole genome shotgun sequence genome:
- the LOC139866438 gene encoding bZIP transcription factor 44-like gives MACSSGKSSRIQNSGSEEDLMDERKRKRMQSNRESARRSRMRKQKHLDDLSDQINQIKKDNTQILTTLNVTTQQFVHVEAENSVLRAQIGELSQRLDYLNEIINLMNNNNNCTTTHCTNEMYEFENHCDVMINNPWNLMYNNQQPIMVAAEMLQY, from the coding sequence ATGGCTTGTTCGAGTGGTAAATCATCTCGGATCCAAAACTCGGGATCCGAGGAGGATTTGATGGATGAAAGGAAGCGAAAAAGAATGCAATCAAATCGTGAATCAGCACGAAGATCAAGAATGAGAAAACAAAAGCATCTAGACGATTTATCTGATCAAATCAATCAAATCAAGAAAGACAACACTCAAATTCTCACAACCTTAAATGTCACAACACAACAATTTGTTCATGTGGAAGCTGAAAATTCTGTTTTAAGGGCTCAAATAGGTGAGCTAAGTCAAAGGTTAGATTACCTtaatgaaatcattaatctcatgaACAACAACAATAATTGTACAACTACTCATTGCACCAATGAGATGTATGAGTTTGAAAATCATTGTGACGTCATGATCAACAATCCTTGGAACTTGATGTACAATAATCAACAGCCAATCATGGTAGCCGCTGAGATGTTACAGTACTAG